One segment of Taeniopygia guttata chromosome 17, bTaeGut7.mat, whole genome shotgun sequence DNA contains the following:
- the RC3H2 gene encoding roquin-2 isoform X2, translated as MPVQAAQWTEFLSCPICYNEFDENVHKPISLGCSHTVCKTCLNKLHRKACPFDQTAINTDIDVLPVNFALLQLVGAQVPDHQTVKLSNVGENKHYEVAKKCVEDLALYLKPLSGGKGVASLNQSALSRPMQRKLVTLVNCQLVEEEGRVRAMRAARSLGERTVTELILQHQNPQQLSANLWAAVRARGCQFLGPAMQEEALKLVLLALEDGSALSRKVLVLFVVQRLEPRFPQASKTSIGHVVQLLYRASCFKVTKRDEDSSLMQLKEEFRSYEALRREHDAQIVHIAMEAGLRISPEQWSSLLYGDLAHKSHMQSIIDKLQSPESFAKSVQELTIVLQRTGDPANLNRLRPHLELLANIDPNPDAASPTWEQLENAMVAVKTVVHGLVDFIQNYSRKGHETPQPQPNSKYKTSMCRDLRQQGGCPRGTNCTFAHSQEELEKYRLRNKKISATVRTFPLLNKVGVNSTVSTTTGNVISVIGSPEATGKMVPSTNGIANLETGVPQLIPRCADTSLRALDNTKKGGKTGANGQNASGSPTESLPENKIGSPPKTPVSQAAATSAGPPNIGTEVNSVPPKSSPFVPRVPVYPPHSDNVQYFQDPRTQLSYEVPQYPQTGYYPAPPTVPAGVAPCVPRFVRSNNVPESSLPPASVPYADHYSTFPPRDRLNSPYQPPPPQPYGPVPPVPSGMYAPVYDSRRIWRPQMYPRDDIIRSNSLPPMDVMHSSVYQTSLRERYNSLDGYYSVACQPPNEQRTVPLPREPCGHLKTGYDEQLRRKPEQWAQYHTQKTPLVSSTLPMATPSPTPPSPLFSVDFSTEDLDSGDVKRRVHLFETQRRAKEEDPIIPFSDGPIISKWGAISRSSRTGYHTTDPIQATASQGSATKPISVSDYVPYVNAVDSRWSAYGSDSASSARYAERDRFIVTDLSGHRKHSSTGDLLSIELQQAKSNSLLLQREANALAMQQKWNSLDEGSRLTLNLLSKEIDLRNGETDYPEDCADTKPDRDIELELSALDTDEPDGQGEQIEEILDIQLGISSQEDQLLNGTTVENGHLLKQHQKESMEQKRQSLGEDLVILEEQKTILPVTSCFSQPITTSVSNASCLPISTSVSVGSLILKTAHIMSEDKNDFLKPVANGRMVNS; from the exons GTGCTTCCTGTGAACTTTGCACTCCTCCAGCTGGTTGGAGCCCAG GTACCTGATCATCAGACAGTAAAGTTGAGTAATGTAGGAGAGAACAAACATTATGAAGTAGCAAAGAAATGTGTTGAGGATTTGGCACTCTACTTAAAGCCATTAAGTGGAGGAAAAG GTGTTGCAAGCTTGAATCAGAGTGCACTGAGCCGTCCCATGCAGAGGAAGCTTGTGACACTGGTGAATTGTCAgctggtggaggaggagggTCGGGTCAGAGCCATGAGGGCAGCTCGGTCGCTGGGAGAGAGAACTGTCACAGAACTCATCCTGCAGCACCAAAATCCTCAGCAGCTTTCTGCCAATCTTTGGGCTGCTGTTAGGGCACGAGGGTGCCAGTTTCTAGGACCAG CTATGCAAGAGGAGGCACTGAAACTTGTATTACTTGCACTGGAAGATGGATCTGCACTCTCAAGAAAAGTTCTGGTACTTTTTGTTGTGCAAAGATTGGAACCAAGATTTCCTCAGGCCTCTAAAACAAGCATTGGTCATGTTGTGCAGCTACTGTATAGAGCATCATGCTTTAAG GTCACAAAAAGGGATGAAGATTCTTCTCTGATGCAGCTTAAAGAAGAGTTCCGGAGTTATGAGGCTTTGCGGAGAGAGCACGATGCCCAAATTGTTCACATTGCCATGGAAGCAGGACTTAGAATTTCACCAGAGCAGTGGTCTTCCCTTCTTTATGGAGACCTGGCACATAAATCACACATGCAATCCATTATTGACAAG CTTCAATCTCCAGAATCTTTTGCTAAGAGTGTACAAGAATTGACAATTGTCTTGCAGCGCACGGGGGATCCTGCAAACTTAAACAGGCTGAGGCCTCATTTAGAGCTCCTGGCAAACATAGATCCAAATCCAG ATGCAGCATCTCCAACATGGGAGCAGCTTGAAAATGCGATGGTGGCTGTAAAGACTGTGGTCCATGGGCTGGTGGATTTCATTCAGAATTACAGTAGAAAAGGGCATGAAACTCCACAG CCACAACCAAATAGCAAATACAAAACAAGTATGTGCCGAGACCTTCGACAGCAAGGGGGGTGTCCAAGAGGAACAAACTGTACATTTGCTCATTCTCAGGAAGAGCTTGAAAA ATACCGCTTGAGgaacaaaaaaatcagtgcaACAGTGAGAACATTCCCCCTTCTAAACAAAGTTGGCGTAAACAGCACCGTCTCAACCACCACGGGAAACGTGATCTCTGTCATAGGAAGCCCTGAGGCAACAGGCAAGATGGTGCCAAGTACTAATGGAATAGCTAATCTTGAAACTGGGGTTCCCCAGCTGATCCCTCGCTGTGCAGACACCTCCCTGAGAGCTCTGGACAACACCAAGAAGGGAGGGAAGACTGGAGCCAATGGCCAGAACGCTTCTGGGTCCCCCACAGAATCACTTCCTGAAAA TAAAATCGGTTCTCCACCCAAGACTCCTGTAAGCCAGGCAGCAGCTACCTCAGCTGGTCCTCCTAATATTGGAACAGAAGTTAATTCTGTGCCTCCGAAATCCAGCCCGTTTGTTCCCAGAGTACCGGTCTATCCTCCACATTCTGATAATGTTCAATATTTCCAAGATCCCAGGACTCAGCTGTCATATGAAGTTCCACAGTACCCACAGACAG GGTATTATCCAGCACCTCCAACGGTACCAGCTGGTGTGGCTCCCTGTGTTCCTCGTTTTGTGAGGTCCAATAATGTTCCAGAATCCTCCCTCCCACCTGCCTCCGTGCCATATGCCGATCATTACAGCACATTTCCCCCTCGGGATCGTCTGAATTCTCCCTaccagcctcctcctcctcagccctaCGGCCcagtccctcctgtcccctctggaATGTACGCTCCAGTCTACGACAGCAGGCGCATCTGGCGCCCACAGATGTACCCACGAGATGATATTATTAGGAGCAATTCTTTACCTCCCATGGATGTGATGCACTCATCTGTCTATCAGACATCATTGCGGGAGAGGTACAACTCTCTGGATGGGTATTACTCTGTGGCTTGTCAACCTCCAAACGAGCAGAGGACTGTGCCTTTACCAAGG GAGCCTTGTGGTCATTTGAAGACTGGTTATGATGAGCAGCTGAGACGGAAGCCAGAGCAGTGGGCACAGTACCACACACAGAAAACTCCTCTGGTATCATCAACCCTTCCTATGGCAACACCATCTCCAACACCACCTTCTCCTCTCTTCAGTGTAGACTTCAGCACAGAG GATTTGGACAGTGGGGACGTTAAAAGGAGAGTGCATTTATTTGAAACGCAGAGAAGGGCAAAGGAGGAAGATCCTATAATCCCATTCAGCGATGGACCCATCATCTCCAAGTGGGGTGCAATCTCCAGGTCATCCCGCACAGGTTATCACACAACAGATCCAATCCAGGCCACTGCTTCCCAAGGAAGTGCTACTAAGCCCATCAGTGTATCAG ATTATGTCCCTTATGTCAATGCTGTAGACTCGAGATGGAGTGCCTATGGCTCAGATTCTGCCTCCTCAGCACGTTATGCGGAACG GGACAGGTTCATAGTTACAGATTTGTCTGGTCACAGAAAGCATTCCAGCACTGGAGATCTACTGAGTATTGAATTACAGCAG GCCAAAAGCAACTCCTTACTCCTTCAGAGAGAGGCAAACGCACTTGCCATGCAGCAGAAGTGGAATTCTCTAGATGAAGGCAGTCGTCTTACCTTAAACCTCTTAAGCAAGGAAATTGATTTGCGGAATGGTGAG ACTGATTATCCTGAAGACTGTGCAGACACGAAGCCAGACCGAGACATTGAATTGGAGCTGTCAGCCCTCGATACAGACGAACCTGATGGGCAAGGGGAGCAGATAGAA GAGATTCTGGACATACAGCTAGGGATTAGCTCCCAAGAGGATCAGCTGCTCAATGGAACAACCGTAGAGAATGGGCATCTGCTAAAGCAGCACCAGAAAGAATCCATGGAACAGAAGAGACAAAGTTTAGGTGAAgaccttgtgattct gGAGGAGCAGAAAACAATCCTGCCCGTAACTTCTTGCTTCAGTCAGCCGATCACAACATCTGTTAGCAATGCAAGCTGCCTGCCCATCAGCACATCAGTCAGTGTTGGCAGCCTCATTTTGAAAACTGCTCACATTATGTCTGAGGAtaaaaatgactttttaaagCCTGTTGCAAATGGCAGGATGGTTAACAGCTGA
- the RC3H2 gene encoding roquin-2 isoform X1, with product MPVQAAQWTEFLSCPICYNEFDENVHKPISLGCSHTVCKTCLNKLHRKACPFDQTAINTDIDVLPVNFALLQLVGAQVPDHQTVKLSNVGENKHYEVAKKCVEDLALYLKPLSGGKGVASLNQSALSRPMQRKLVTLVNCQLVEEEGRVRAMRAARSLGERTVTELILQHQNPQQLSANLWAAVRARGCQFLGPAMQEEALKLVLLALEDGSALSRKVLVLFVVQRLEPRFPQASKTSIGHVVQLLYRASCFKVTKRDEDSSLMQLKEEFRSYEALRREHDAQIVHIAMEAGLRISPEQWSSLLYGDLAHKSHMQSIIDKLQSPESFAKSVQELTIVLQRTGDPANLNRLRPHLELLANIDPNPDAASPTWEQLENAMVAVKTVVHGLVDFIQNYSRKGHETPQPQPNSKYKTSMCRDLRQQGGCPRGTNCTFAHSQEELEKYRLRNKKISATVRTFPLLNKVGVNSTVSTTTGNVISVIGSPEATGKMVPSTNGIANLETGVPQLIPRCADTSLRALDNTKKGGKTGANGQNASGSPTESLPENKIGSPPKTPVSQAAATSAGPPNIGTEVNSVPPKSSPFVPRVPVYPPHSDNVQYFQDPRTQLSYEVPQYPQTGYYPAPPTVPAGVAPCVPRFVRSNNVPESSLPPASVPYADHYSTFPPRDRLNSPYQPPPPQPYGPVPPVPSGMYAPVYDSRRIWRPQMYPRDDIIRSNSLPPMDVMHSSVYQTSLRERYNSLDGYYSVACQPPNEQRTVPLPREPCGHLKTGYDEQLRRKPEQWAQYHTQKTPLVSSTLPMATPSPTPPSPLFSVDFSTEFSESVSDLSGTKFEEDHLSHYSPWSCGTIGSCINAIDSEPKDVIANSNAVLMDLDSGDVKRRVHLFETQRRAKEEDPIIPFSDGPIISKWGAISRSSRTGYHTTDPIQATASQGSATKPISVSDYVPYVNAVDSRWSAYGSDSASSARYAERDRFIVTDLSGHRKHSSTGDLLSIELQQAKSNSLLLQREANALAMQQKWNSLDEGSRLTLNLLSKEIDLRNGETDYPEDCADTKPDRDIELELSALDTDEPDGQGEQIEEILDIQLGISSQEDQLLNGTTVENGHLLKQHQKESMEQKRQSLGEDLVILEEQKTILPVTSCFSQPITTSVSNASCLPISTSVSVGSLILKTAHIMSEDKNDFLKPVANGRMVNS from the exons GTGCTTCCTGTGAACTTTGCACTCCTCCAGCTGGTTGGAGCCCAG GTACCTGATCATCAGACAGTAAAGTTGAGTAATGTAGGAGAGAACAAACATTATGAAGTAGCAAAGAAATGTGTTGAGGATTTGGCACTCTACTTAAAGCCATTAAGTGGAGGAAAAG GTGTTGCAAGCTTGAATCAGAGTGCACTGAGCCGTCCCATGCAGAGGAAGCTTGTGACACTGGTGAATTGTCAgctggtggaggaggagggTCGGGTCAGAGCCATGAGGGCAGCTCGGTCGCTGGGAGAGAGAACTGTCACAGAACTCATCCTGCAGCACCAAAATCCTCAGCAGCTTTCTGCCAATCTTTGGGCTGCTGTTAGGGCACGAGGGTGCCAGTTTCTAGGACCAG CTATGCAAGAGGAGGCACTGAAACTTGTATTACTTGCACTGGAAGATGGATCTGCACTCTCAAGAAAAGTTCTGGTACTTTTTGTTGTGCAAAGATTGGAACCAAGATTTCCTCAGGCCTCTAAAACAAGCATTGGTCATGTTGTGCAGCTACTGTATAGAGCATCATGCTTTAAG GTCACAAAAAGGGATGAAGATTCTTCTCTGATGCAGCTTAAAGAAGAGTTCCGGAGTTATGAGGCTTTGCGGAGAGAGCACGATGCCCAAATTGTTCACATTGCCATGGAAGCAGGACTTAGAATTTCACCAGAGCAGTGGTCTTCCCTTCTTTATGGAGACCTGGCACATAAATCACACATGCAATCCATTATTGACAAG CTTCAATCTCCAGAATCTTTTGCTAAGAGTGTACAAGAATTGACAATTGTCTTGCAGCGCACGGGGGATCCTGCAAACTTAAACAGGCTGAGGCCTCATTTAGAGCTCCTGGCAAACATAGATCCAAATCCAG ATGCAGCATCTCCAACATGGGAGCAGCTTGAAAATGCGATGGTGGCTGTAAAGACTGTGGTCCATGGGCTGGTGGATTTCATTCAGAATTACAGTAGAAAAGGGCATGAAACTCCACAG CCACAACCAAATAGCAAATACAAAACAAGTATGTGCCGAGACCTTCGACAGCAAGGGGGGTGTCCAAGAGGAACAAACTGTACATTTGCTCATTCTCAGGAAGAGCTTGAAAA ATACCGCTTGAGgaacaaaaaaatcagtgcaACAGTGAGAACATTCCCCCTTCTAAACAAAGTTGGCGTAAACAGCACCGTCTCAACCACCACGGGAAACGTGATCTCTGTCATAGGAAGCCCTGAGGCAACAGGCAAGATGGTGCCAAGTACTAATGGAATAGCTAATCTTGAAACTGGGGTTCCCCAGCTGATCCCTCGCTGTGCAGACACCTCCCTGAGAGCTCTGGACAACACCAAGAAGGGAGGGAAGACTGGAGCCAATGGCCAGAACGCTTCTGGGTCCCCCACAGAATCACTTCCTGAAAA TAAAATCGGTTCTCCACCCAAGACTCCTGTAAGCCAGGCAGCAGCTACCTCAGCTGGTCCTCCTAATATTGGAACAGAAGTTAATTCTGTGCCTCCGAAATCCAGCCCGTTTGTTCCCAGAGTACCGGTCTATCCTCCACATTCTGATAATGTTCAATATTTCCAAGATCCCAGGACTCAGCTGTCATATGAAGTTCCACAGTACCCACAGACAG GGTATTATCCAGCACCTCCAACGGTACCAGCTGGTGTGGCTCCCTGTGTTCCTCGTTTTGTGAGGTCCAATAATGTTCCAGAATCCTCCCTCCCACCTGCCTCCGTGCCATATGCCGATCATTACAGCACATTTCCCCCTCGGGATCGTCTGAATTCTCCCTaccagcctcctcctcctcagccctaCGGCCcagtccctcctgtcccctctggaATGTACGCTCCAGTCTACGACAGCAGGCGCATCTGGCGCCCACAGATGTACCCACGAGATGATATTATTAGGAGCAATTCTTTACCTCCCATGGATGTGATGCACTCATCTGTCTATCAGACATCATTGCGGGAGAGGTACAACTCTCTGGATGGGTATTACTCTGTGGCTTGTCAACCTCCAAACGAGCAGAGGACTGTGCCTTTACCAAGG GAGCCTTGTGGTCATTTGAAGACTGGTTATGATGAGCAGCTGAGACGGAAGCCAGAGCAGTGGGCACAGTACCACACACAGAAAACTCCTCTGGTATCATCAACCCTTCCTATGGCAACACCATCTCCAACACCACCTTCTCCTCTCTTCAGTGTAGACTTCAGCACAGAG TTCTCAGAGAGTGTCAGTGATTTGAGTGGAACTAAATTTGAGGAAGACCATCTCTCTCACTATTCACCGTGGTCTTGTGGCACTATTGGCTCTTGTATAAATGCTATCGACTCAGAGCCCAAGGATGTGATTGCCAATTCCAATGCCGTGTTAATG GATTTGGACAGTGGGGACGTTAAAAGGAGAGTGCATTTATTTGAAACGCAGAGAAGGGCAAAGGAGGAAGATCCTATAATCCCATTCAGCGATGGACCCATCATCTCCAAGTGGGGTGCAATCTCCAGGTCATCCCGCACAGGTTATCACACAACAGATCCAATCCAGGCCACTGCTTCCCAAGGAAGTGCTACTAAGCCCATCAGTGTATCAG ATTATGTCCCTTATGTCAATGCTGTAGACTCGAGATGGAGTGCCTATGGCTCAGATTCTGCCTCCTCAGCACGTTATGCGGAACG GGACAGGTTCATAGTTACAGATTTGTCTGGTCACAGAAAGCATTCCAGCACTGGAGATCTACTGAGTATTGAATTACAGCAG GCCAAAAGCAACTCCTTACTCCTTCAGAGAGAGGCAAACGCACTTGCCATGCAGCAGAAGTGGAATTCTCTAGATGAAGGCAGTCGTCTTACCTTAAACCTCTTAAGCAAGGAAATTGATTTGCGGAATGGTGAG ACTGATTATCCTGAAGACTGTGCAGACACGAAGCCAGACCGAGACATTGAATTGGAGCTGTCAGCCCTCGATACAGACGAACCTGATGGGCAAGGGGAGCAGATAGAA GAGATTCTGGACATACAGCTAGGGATTAGCTCCCAAGAGGATCAGCTGCTCAATGGAACAACCGTAGAGAATGGGCATCTGCTAAAGCAGCACCAGAAAGAATCCATGGAACAGAAGAGACAAAGTTTAGGTGAAgaccttgtgattct gGAGGAGCAGAAAACAATCCTGCCCGTAACTTCTTGCTTCAGTCAGCCGATCACAACATCTGTTAGCAATGCAAGCTGCCTGCCCATCAGCACATCAGTCAGTGTTGGCAGCCTCATTTTGAAAACTGCTCACATTATGTCTGAGGAtaaaaatgactttttaaagCCTGTTGCAAATGGCAGGATGGTTAACAGCTGA
- the RC3H2 gene encoding roquin-2 isoform X3: MPVQAAQWTEFLSCPICYNEFDENVHKPISLGCSHTVCKTCLNKLHRKACPFDQTAINTDIDVLPVNFALLQLVGAQVPDHQTVKLSNVGENKHYEVAKKCVEDLALYLKPLSGGKGVASLNQSALSRPMQRKLVTLVNCQLVEEEGRVRAMRAARSLGERTVTELILQHQNPQQLSANLWAAVRARGCQFLGPAMQEEALKLVLLALEDGSALSRKVLVLFVVQRLEPRFPQASKTSIGHVVQLLYRASCFKVTKRDEDSSLMQLKEEFRSYEALRREHDAQIVHIAMEAGLRISPEQWSSLLYGDLAHKSHMQSIIDKLQSPESFAKSVQELTIVLQRTGDPANLNRLRPHLELLANIDPNPDAASPTWEQLENAMVAVKTVVHGLVDFIQNYSRKGHETPQPQPNSKYKTSMCRDLRQQGGCPRGTNCTFAHSQEELEKYRLRNKKISATVRTFPLLNKVGVNSTVSTTTGNVISVIGSPEATGKMVPSTNGIANLETGVPQLIPRCADTSLRALDNTKKGGKTGANGQNASGSPTESLPENKIGSPPKTPVSQAAATSAGPPNIGTEVNSVPPKSSPFVPRVPVYPPHSDNVQYFQDPRTQLSYEVPQYPQTGYYPAPPTVPAGVAPCVPRFVRSNNVPESSLPPASVPYADHYSTFPPRDRLNSPYQPPPPQPYGPVPPVPSGMYAPVYDSRRIWRPQMYPRDDIIRSNSLPPMDVMHSSVYQTSLRERYNSLDGYYSVACQPPNEQRTVPLPREPCGHLKTGYDEQLRRKPEQWAQYHTQKTPLVSSTLPMATPSPTPPSPLFSVDFSTEFSESVSDLSGTKFEEDHLSHYSPWSCGTIGSCINAIDSEPKDVIANSNAVLMDLDSGDVKRRVHLFETQRRAKEEDPIIPFSDGPIISKWGAISRSSRTGYHTTDPIQATASQGSATKPISVSDYVPYVNAVDSRWSAYGSDSASSARYAERDRFIVTDLSGHRKHSSTGDLLSIELQQAKSNSLLLQREANALAMQQKWNSLDEGSRLTLNLLSKEIDLRNGETDYPEDCADTKPDRDIELELSALDTDEPDGQGEQIEEILDIQLGISSQEDQLLNGTTVENGHLLKQHQKESMEQKRQSLGRSRKQSCP; the protein is encoded by the exons GTGCTTCCTGTGAACTTTGCACTCCTCCAGCTGGTTGGAGCCCAG GTACCTGATCATCAGACAGTAAAGTTGAGTAATGTAGGAGAGAACAAACATTATGAAGTAGCAAAGAAATGTGTTGAGGATTTGGCACTCTACTTAAAGCCATTAAGTGGAGGAAAAG GTGTTGCAAGCTTGAATCAGAGTGCACTGAGCCGTCCCATGCAGAGGAAGCTTGTGACACTGGTGAATTGTCAgctggtggaggaggagggTCGGGTCAGAGCCATGAGGGCAGCTCGGTCGCTGGGAGAGAGAACTGTCACAGAACTCATCCTGCAGCACCAAAATCCTCAGCAGCTTTCTGCCAATCTTTGGGCTGCTGTTAGGGCACGAGGGTGCCAGTTTCTAGGACCAG CTATGCAAGAGGAGGCACTGAAACTTGTATTACTTGCACTGGAAGATGGATCTGCACTCTCAAGAAAAGTTCTGGTACTTTTTGTTGTGCAAAGATTGGAACCAAGATTTCCTCAGGCCTCTAAAACAAGCATTGGTCATGTTGTGCAGCTACTGTATAGAGCATCATGCTTTAAG GTCACAAAAAGGGATGAAGATTCTTCTCTGATGCAGCTTAAAGAAGAGTTCCGGAGTTATGAGGCTTTGCGGAGAGAGCACGATGCCCAAATTGTTCACATTGCCATGGAAGCAGGACTTAGAATTTCACCAGAGCAGTGGTCTTCCCTTCTTTATGGAGACCTGGCACATAAATCACACATGCAATCCATTATTGACAAG CTTCAATCTCCAGAATCTTTTGCTAAGAGTGTACAAGAATTGACAATTGTCTTGCAGCGCACGGGGGATCCTGCAAACTTAAACAGGCTGAGGCCTCATTTAGAGCTCCTGGCAAACATAGATCCAAATCCAG ATGCAGCATCTCCAACATGGGAGCAGCTTGAAAATGCGATGGTGGCTGTAAAGACTGTGGTCCATGGGCTGGTGGATTTCATTCAGAATTACAGTAGAAAAGGGCATGAAACTCCACAG CCACAACCAAATAGCAAATACAAAACAAGTATGTGCCGAGACCTTCGACAGCAAGGGGGGTGTCCAAGAGGAACAAACTGTACATTTGCTCATTCTCAGGAAGAGCTTGAAAA ATACCGCTTGAGgaacaaaaaaatcagtgcaACAGTGAGAACATTCCCCCTTCTAAACAAAGTTGGCGTAAACAGCACCGTCTCAACCACCACGGGAAACGTGATCTCTGTCATAGGAAGCCCTGAGGCAACAGGCAAGATGGTGCCAAGTACTAATGGAATAGCTAATCTTGAAACTGGGGTTCCCCAGCTGATCCCTCGCTGTGCAGACACCTCCCTGAGAGCTCTGGACAACACCAAGAAGGGAGGGAAGACTGGAGCCAATGGCCAGAACGCTTCTGGGTCCCCCACAGAATCACTTCCTGAAAA TAAAATCGGTTCTCCACCCAAGACTCCTGTAAGCCAGGCAGCAGCTACCTCAGCTGGTCCTCCTAATATTGGAACAGAAGTTAATTCTGTGCCTCCGAAATCCAGCCCGTTTGTTCCCAGAGTACCGGTCTATCCTCCACATTCTGATAATGTTCAATATTTCCAAGATCCCAGGACTCAGCTGTCATATGAAGTTCCACAGTACCCACAGACAG GGTATTATCCAGCACCTCCAACGGTACCAGCTGGTGTGGCTCCCTGTGTTCCTCGTTTTGTGAGGTCCAATAATGTTCCAGAATCCTCCCTCCCACCTGCCTCCGTGCCATATGCCGATCATTACAGCACATTTCCCCCTCGGGATCGTCTGAATTCTCCCTaccagcctcctcctcctcagccctaCGGCCcagtccctcctgtcccctctggaATGTACGCTCCAGTCTACGACAGCAGGCGCATCTGGCGCCCACAGATGTACCCACGAGATGATATTATTAGGAGCAATTCTTTACCTCCCATGGATGTGATGCACTCATCTGTCTATCAGACATCATTGCGGGAGAGGTACAACTCTCTGGATGGGTATTACTCTGTGGCTTGTCAACCTCCAAACGAGCAGAGGACTGTGCCTTTACCAAGG GAGCCTTGTGGTCATTTGAAGACTGGTTATGATGAGCAGCTGAGACGGAAGCCAGAGCAGTGGGCACAGTACCACACACAGAAAACTCCTCTGGTATCATCAACCCTTCCTATGGCAACACCATCTCCAACACCACCTTCTCCTCTCTTCAGTGTAGACTTCAGCACAGAG TTCTCAGAGAGTGTCAGTGATTTGAGTGGAACTAAATTTGAGGAAGACCATCTCTCTCACTATTCACCGTGGTCTTGTGGCACTATTGGCTCTTGTATAAATGCTATCGACTCAGAGCCCAAGGATGTGATTGCCAATTCCAATGCCGTGTTAATG GATTTGGACAGTGGGGACGTTAAAAGGAGAGTGCATTTATTTGAAACGCAGAGAAGGGCAAAGGAGGAAGATCCTATAATCCCATTCAGCGATGGACCCATCATCTCCAAGTGGGGTGCAATCTCCAGGTCATCCCGCACAGGTTATCACACAACAGATCCAATCCAGGCCACTGCTTCCCAAGGAAGTGCTACTAAGCCCATCAGTGTATCAG ATTATGTCCCTTATGTCAATGCTGTAGACTCGAGATGGAGTGCCTATGGCTCAGATTCTGCCTCCTCAGCACGTTATGCGGAACG GGACAGGTTCATAGTTACAGATTTGTCTGGTCACAGAAAGCATTCCAGCACTGGAGATCTACTGAGTATTGAATTACAGCAG GCCAAAAGCAACTCCTTACTCCTTCAGAGAGAGGCAAACGCACTTGCCATGCAGCAGAAGTGGAATTCTCTAGATGAAGGCAGTCGTCTTACCTTAAACCTCTTAAGCAAGGAAATTGATTTGCGGAATGGTGAG ACTGATTATCCTGAAGACTGTGCAGACACGAAGCCAGACCGAGACATTGAATTGGAGCTGTCAGCCCTCGATACAGACGAACCTGATGGGCAAGGGGAGCAGATAGAA GAGATTCTGGACATACAGCTAGGGATTAGCTCCCAAGAGGATCAGCTGCTCAATGGAACAACCGTAGAGAATGGGCATCTGCTAAAGCAGCACCAGAAAGAATCCATGGAACAGAAGAGACAAAGTTTAG gGAGGAGCAGAAAACAATCCTGCCCGTAA